Proteins from a single region of Oreochromis niloticus isolate F11D_XX linkage group LG7, O_niloticus_UMD_NMBU, whole genome shotgun sequence:
- the coq4 gene encoding ubiquinone biosynthesis protein COQ4 homolog, mitochondrial isoform X2 has translation MWLLIPFRWINRRRHCFTVSKVCVQQLHSSSTEFTNIHYDGLYPGHIPTTAVQKALLSIGSGVAALQNPYRHDMVAVLGETTGHLALIKLRDRMRNDPEGYAVLTERPRIRLSTLDLTKMASLPDGSFGREYLRFLEDNDVTPDSRADVKFVDNEELAYVMQRYREVHDLLHTLLGMPTNMLGEVAVKWFEAAQTGLPMCALGAVLGPLRLNASRLQSLFTSLGPWALQSGRRARCVLSIFYERRWEQSLEDLRLELNIEPPPVIPKAKKKT, from the exons ATGTGGCTGCTGATACCCTTCCGATGGATCAACCGGCGGCGACACTGCTTTACAGTTTCTAAAG TTTGCGTTCAGCAgctgcacagcagcagcactgagtTTACAAACATCCACTACGATGGACTGTACCCTGGACATATTCCCACCACCGCCGTTCAAAAAGCTCTCTTGTCCATTGGGTCAGGTGTGGCGGCACTGCAGAACCCCTACAGACATG ACATGGTTGCAGTCCTCGGGGAGACAACGGGACACCTAGCGCTCATAAAGCTCAGGGACAGGATGAGAAATGACCCTGAAGGCTACGCTGTCCTAAC AGAAAGGCCGAGGATCCGGCTGTCTACGCTCGATCTGACAAAGATGGCTTCGCTGCCTGACGGCTCCTTTGGGAGGGAATACCTCAGATTTCTGGAGGACAAT GATGTGACTCCTGACTCAAGAGCAGACGTGAAGTTTGTGGACAACGAGGAGCTAGCTTATGTCATGCAAAGATACAGAGAGGTCCACGACTTACTGCACACCTTACTGGGCATGCCCACTAACATGCTGG GTGAAGTCGCTGTGAAATGGTTTGAAGCTGCTCAGACTGGGCTTCCCATGTGTGCTCTTGGAGCTGTGCTGGGGCCACTACGGCTAAATGCAAG TCGTTTACAGTCACTCTTCACATCTTTGGGCCCATGGGCTCTGCAGAGCGGTCGGCGTGCTCGCTGCGTCCTCAGCATCTTCTACGAGAGGCGCTGGGAACAGAGCCTCGAGGACCTCCGGCTAGAGCTCAACATCGAGCCACCTCCTGTCATACCAAAGGCTAAGAAGAAGACCTGA
- the prdm12a gene encoding PR domain zinc finger protein 12: protein MGSVLPADALALKSGFKCPSRSLSDVITSDILHSFLYGRWRNVLGEHLAEERQGSTGSSPKTAFTAEVLAQSFAGEVQKLSSLVLPSEVIIAQSSIPGEGLGIFSKTWIKAGTEMGPFTGRLLSPEHVDLFKNNNLMWEVFNEDGTVRYFIDASQEDQRSWMTYIKCARNEQEQNLEVVQIGSSIFYKAVETIPPDQELLVWYGNTQNTFLGIPGVPGTEEEHQKKGRNDDSHSCDGPSSCSPSSSSSSSATSSSSTGRMRCVICHRGFNSRSNLRSHMRIHTLDKPFVCRFCNRRFSQSSTLRNHVRLHTGERPYKCHVCQSAYSQLAGLRAHQKSARHKPVAAGADAPSQVSPPPPQMTAVPHQMPLVHHIPTMVL, encoded by the exons ATGGGCTCCGTGCTACCCGCCGACGCTTTGGCTCTAAAATCTGGATTTAAGTGTCCCAGTCGCTCGCTGTCGGACGTGATCACATCGGACATCCTGCACAGTTTCCTGTACGGCAGGTGGAGGAACGTGCTGGGCGAACACCTGGCGGAGGAGCGGCAGGGCAGCACCGGCAGCAGCCCCAAGACCGCCTTTACCGCCGAAGTCTTGGCTCAGTCCTTCGCTGGAG AGGTGCAGAAGCTGTCCAGCCTGGTGCTGCCCAGTGAGGTGATCATCGCCCAGAGCTCGATCCCCGGTGAGGGTCTGGGCATCTTCTCCAAGACCTGGATCAAAGCCGGCACCGAGATGGGCCCCTTCACAGGGAGGCTCCTGTCCCCTGAACACGTGGACCTATTCAAGAACAACAATCTCATGTGGGAG GTGTTCAACGAAGACGGCACAGTGCGTTATTTCATCGACGCCAGTCAGGAGGATCAGCGCAGCTGGATGACTTACATCAAGTGTGCCCGGAATGAGCAGGAGCAAAACCTGGAAGTGGTGCAGATCGGCAGCAGCATCTTCTACAAGGCCGTGGAG ACCATCCCGCCAGACCAAGAGCTGCTTGTCTGGTATGGAAACACCCAGAACACGTTCCTGGGAATCCCTGGAGTTCCCGGAACTGAAGAAGAACACCAGAAGAAAGGCAGAAATG ATGACTCCCACTCTTGTGACGGCCCTTCCTCGtgctccccctcctcctcctcctcctcctccgccacctcctcttcctccacggGTCGGATGCGCTGCGTCATCTGCCACCGCGGCTTCAACTCCCGCAGCAACCTGCGCTCGCACATGCGCATCCACACTCTGGACAAGCCCTTCGTCTGTCGCTTCTGCAACCGGCGCTTCAGCCAGTCGTCCACTCTGCGCAACCACGTGCGCCTGCACACCGGCGAGCGGCCCTACAAGTGCCACGTGTGCCAGAGCGCGTACTCCCAGCTGGCGGGCCTCAGGGCGCACCAGAAGAGCGCACGGCACAAACCAGTGGCTGCCGGAGCCGATGCGCCCTCCCAGGTGTCCCCTCCTCCCCCACAAATGACAGCCGTGCCCCACCAGATGCCTCTGGTGCACCACATCCCAACCATGGTGCTATGA
- the traf2b gene encoding TNF receptor-associated factor 2, with amino-acid sequence MARISLDCPNSLPGIPLSVLSVPMENKYKCQQCLQVLRKPVQAQCGHRFCVHCFKQLTSSGPKPCEACRQEEIYEEPISILNSSEAFPDNAAGREIASLPARCLNQGCNWTGSIKEYEAQHEGRCEFERILCEGCQTLILLTEKDRHDERECEARTLNCKYCKMTFNFKEIKAHDEICLKFPMQCKDCGKKKIPREKFNDHVKSCAKSKSTCPFSEVGCKSMVENGKLCDHEVNYTMEHLRLLLPLVLSATRAQSEGSGAGEWQEDSGVGLYRDPNEGAGPTTSVQSVDLEKKVNALENIVCVLNREVERSSVTMEAFAHQHRLDQEKIENLSNKVRQLERTLTMRDLQLSETEQLVRELQFCTYDGIFVWKISDFSRRRQDAVAGRAPAMFSPAFYSSKYGYKMCLRLYLNGDGTGRGTHLSLFFVVMRGRCDALLKWPFSQKVTLMLLDQNNREHIIDAFRPDVSSSSFQRPISEMNIASGCPLFCPLAKLAGKSPYLRDDTIFIKAIVDLTGL; translated from the exons ATGGCCCGTATTTCTTTGGACTGTCCCAACTCTTTACCAGGGATTCCCCTCAGTGTCCTGTCAGTGCCCatggaaaataaatataaatgtcagCAATGTCTCCAGGTCCTCAGGAAACCTGTCCAGGCTCAGTGCGGCCACCGCTTCTGTGTACACTGCTTCAAGCAGCTCACCAG TTCTGGCCCAAAGCCATGTGAAGCCTGCCGTCAAGAGGAGATATACGAGGAACCCATTTCCATTCTAAACAGCAGTGAG GCTTTCCCAGACAATGCAGCAGGCCGAGAAATAGCAAGCCTGCCAGCCAGGTGTTTGAACCAGGGCTGTAACTGGACTGGATCTATTAAAGAGTATGAG GCTCAGCACGAAGGTCGCTGTGAATTCGAGCGGATACTGTGCGAGGGCTGCCAAACCCTTATCCTTCTCACGGAGAAGGACAGACACGATGAGAGAGAATGCGAGGCAAGAACTCTCAACTGCAAATACTGCAAGATGACCTTCAACTTCAAAGAGATAAAG GCCCATGATGAGATCTGTCTGAAGTTTCCCATGCAATGCAAGGACTGTGGAAAAAAGAAGATACCAAGAGAAAAG TTCAATGATCATGTGAAGTCTTGCGCCAAGTCAAAGAGCACGTGTCCATTCAGTGAAGTGGGCTGCAAGTCTATG gTAGAGAACGGGAAGCTCTGTGACCACGAGGTCAACTATACTATGGAGCACTTGCGtctgctgctgcctctggtGCTGTCAGCGACTCGGGCTCAGTCAGAGGGCTCTGGTGCCGGGGAGTGGCAGGAGGACTCCGGCGTGGGCCTGTACAGGGATCCTAATGAGGGAGCCGGGCCCACGACCTCCGTGCAGTCTGTTgacctggaaaaaaaa GTGAACGCTTTAGAAAACATTGTGTGCGTCCTGAACCGGGAGGTGGAGCGCAGTTCTGTTACAATGGAAGCGTTCGCACACCAACACCGCTTAGACCAAGAGAAGATCGAAAATCTGTCTAACAAAGTCCGACAGCTGGAGAGGACGCTGACCATGAGAGACTTGCAGCTGTCTGAGACCGAACAGCTGGTGCGCGAACTCCAGTTCTGCACCTACGACGGAATATTCGTCTGGAAAATCTCCGACTTCTCGCGCCGAAGGCAGGATGCCGTGGCTGGTCGAGCGCCTGCGATGTTCTCACCAG CTTTTTACTCCAGCAAATATGGCTACAAAATGTGTCTAAGGTTGTATTTGAATGGTGACGGGACGGGACGGGGAACgcacctttcactgtttttcGTCGTCATGAGGGGAAGGTGCGACGCCCTGCTGAAGTGGCCGTTCAGTCAGAAG GTGACTCTGATGCTCCTGGATCAGAACAACAGGGAGCACATCATCGATGCTTTCCGACCGGACGTCAGCTCCTCGTCCTTCCAGCGGCCGATCAGTGAGATGAACATCGCCAGTGGCTGCCCACTCTTCTGCCCGCTGGCCAAACTGGCCGGAAAGAGCCCTTACCTCAGAGATGATACCATTTTCATTAAAGCCATTGTAGACCTGACAGGCTTATAA
- the fbxw5 gene encoding F-box/WD repeat-containing protein 5, translating to MECGPVLPDSLVLEIFLRLPHDAVLRAGLTCRQWLAVSRDEFLWRELFYSYYRIPRSVPRHPAAVSWYREFKRLFDCIPCVEVQTLREHTDQVLHLAFSHRGHRFSSCSKDCTVKLWDTERPDGNISLVHSSSMRQFNWGYTQFSQFNADDSLLLVSGVYLGPHHSSSGEIAVISLENYTLLSRVRNKPYDVFGCWLNETHLISGNLHWIGNMTSCSVLWLNKAFQDIESENVNVVKRLFKIQNINASTIRTVMVAHCRRHDNPDLLLDYEAQSQARRQKGQQQQHHQPLLFDLATSGSEEEEEQEEEEECQRGARSHGLPSPRLPQPTMSGLEHVIHSRKNVGQKELEIETQVAQLMGRAYTKPPDHSLSEPSESGEEDKTYLLFTTGSLTYSPHQIGIKRIRPEQMTTSGPVLGEERSSDEFFDSLDHVIDIHGHIIGMGLSPDHRYLYVNSRAWPAGCVISDPMSPPPIAEEIDLHVIDLKSLREERRSLRAHRAFTPNDECFFIFLDVSRDFVASGAEDKHGYIWDRHYNICLARLAHDDVVNSVAFSPADQELLLSASDDSTIKVWRSPRMIRLAQASARPPRPRSLLPSWLSRSKNSCINGKP from the exons ATGGAGTGTGGCCCAGTTCTGCCGGACAGcctggtgttggagatctttcTGCGTCTGCCCCATGATGCTGTGCTGAGAGCTGGTCTGACCTGCCGACAGTGGCTGGCTGTTTCCAGAGATGAGTTCCTGTGGAGGGAGCTGTTCTACAGCTACTACCGCATCCCCCGCTCGGTACCCCGGCACCCTG CGGCTGTGTCGTGGTACAGGGAGTTCAAGCGTCTGTTTGACTGCATCCCCTGTGTGGAGGTTCAAACTCTGAGAGAGCACACTGACCAAGTCCTTCACCTGGCTTTCTCTCATCGGGGTCACCGCTTCTCCTCCTGCTCAAAAGACTGTACTGTTAAG CTGTGGGACACTGAGCGGCCAGATGGTAATATCTCCTTGGTGCACAGCTCCAGCATGCGGCAGTTTAACTGGGGCTACACCCAGTTCTCCCAGTTCAACGCTGATGACAGCCTGCTGCTCGTCTCGGGTGTCTACCTGGGACCACACCACTCGTCATCAGGAGAAATCGCTGTCATCAGTCTAG AAAATTACACGCTGTTGTCACGGGTCAGGAACAAGCCCTATGATGTCTTTGGCTGCTGGCTGAATGAGACCCACCTGATATCTGGAAACCTGCACTGGATAGGCAACATGACATCCTGCTCTGTGCTCTGGCTCAATAAAGCCTTCCAG GATATCGAATCGGAGAATGTCAACGTGGTCAAGCGCCTTTTCAAGATCCAGAACATCAACGCCAGCACCATTCGCACGGTGATGGTGGCCCACTGTCGGCGTCATGATAACCCGGACTTGCTGTTGGACTATGAGGCTCAGTCTCAGGCCCGAAGGCAGAaggggcagcagcagcagcaccaccagcCTCTCCTCTTTGACCTGGCGACGTCCGGCAgcgaggaagaagaggagcaagaagaggaggaagagtgcCAGAGGGGAGCGAGAAGTCATGGCCTCCCCAGTCCTCGTCTCCCTCAGCCGACCATGTCGGGACTGGAGCACGTTATACAT AGCCGAAAAAACGTGGGGCAGAAGGAGCTGGAGATCGAGACCCAGGTGGCTCAGTTGATGGGCAGAGCCTACACAAAGCCCCCTGACCACAGCCTCTCTGAGCCGTCCGAGTCCGGGGAGGAAGACAAAACGTACTTACTCTTCACCACCGGCAGCCTTACATACTCTCCTCACCAGATAG GCATTAAGCGAATCAGGCCTGAACAGATGACCACTTCGGGTCCTGTTCTCGGCGAAGAGCGAAGTTCAGATGAGTTTTTTGATTCCCTGGACCATGTTATTGATATCCACGGTCACATCATTGGCATGGGCCTTTCTCCAGACCACAG ATACCTGTATGTTAATAGCCGGGCTTGGCCAGCTGGATGTGTGATCTCAGACCCCATGTCTCCGCCCCCTATTGCCGAGGAGATCGACCTGCATGTGATTGACCTGAAGAGTTtgagagaggagagaagaagCCTACGCGCTCATCGAGCTTTCACACCCAACGACGAGTGCTTCTTCATCTTCCTGGACGTCAGCAGAGACTTTGTTGCCAg TGGAGCCGAGGACAAGCACGGCTACATCTGGGACCGTCACTACAACATCTGTCTGGCGCGTCTGGCACACGACGACGTGGTGAATTCGGTGGCGTTCAGCCCTGCCGACCAGGAGCTGCTGCTGTCCGCCAGCGACGACTCCACCATCAAGGTGTGGCGTTCGCCGCGAATGATCCGCCTCGCACAGGCCTCCGCCCGGCCGCCCAGACCACGCAGCCTCCTGCCGTCTTGGCTGAGCCGCAGCAAGAACTCCTGCATCAACGGAAAACCATGA
- the coq4 gene encoding ubiquinone biosynthesis protein COQ4 homolog, mitochondrial isoform X1, whose product MWLLIPFRWINRRRHCFTVSKVVCVQQLHSSSTEFTNIHYDGLYPGHIPTTAVQKALLSIGSGVAALQNPYRHDMVAVLGETTGHLALIKLRDRMRNDPEGYAVLTERPRIRLSTLDLTKMASLPDGSFGREYLRFLEDNDVTPDSRADVKFVDNEELAYVMQRYREVHDLLHTLLGMPTNMLGEVAVKWFEAAQTGLPMCALGAVLGPLRLNASRLQSLFTSLGPWALQSGRRARCVLSIFYERRWEQSLEDLRLELNIEPPPVIPKAKKKT is encoded by the exons ATGTGGCTGCTGATACCCTTCCGATGGATCAACCGGCGGCGACACTGCTTTACAGTTTCTAAAG TAGTTTGCGTTCAGCAgctgcacagcagcagcactgagtTTACAAACATCCACTACGATGGACTGTACCCTGGACATATTCCCACCACCGCCGTTCAAAAAGCTCTCTTGTCCATTGGGTCAGGTGTGGCGGCACTGCAGAACCCCTACAGACATG ACATGGTTGCAGTCCTCGGGGAGACAACGGGACACCTAGCGCTCATAAAGCTCAGGGACAGGATGAGAAATGACCCTGAAGGCTACGCTGTCCTAAC AGAAAGGCCGAGGATCCGGCTGTCTACGCTCGATCTGACAAAGATGGCTTCGCTGCCTGACGGCTCCTTTGGGAGGGAATACCTCAGATTTCTGGAGGACAAT GATGTGACTCCTGACTCAAGAGCAGACGTGAAGTTTGTGGACAACGAGGAGCTAGCTTATGTCATGCAAAGATACAGAGAGGTCCACGACTTACTGCACACCTTACTGGGCATGCCCACTAACATGCTGG GTGAAGTCGCTGTGAAATGGTTTGAAGCTGCTCAGACTGGGCTTCCCATGTGTGCTCTTGGAGCTGTGCTGGGGCCACTACGGCTAAATGCAAG TCGTTTACAGTCACTCTTCACATCTTTGGGCCCATGGGCTCTGCAGAGCGGTCGGCGTGCTCGCTGCGTCCTCAGCATCTTCTACGAGAGGCGCTGGGAACAGAGCCTCGAGGACCTCCGGCTAGAGCTCAACATCGAGCCACCTCCTGTCATACCAAAGGCTAAGAAGAAGACCTGA